TGTTAAAGAACAAACTAAACAAAAAGAGATCCAAGAATCAGTTAAAAAGATCAAGCAACTAAGAGTTGCTAAATTAAAACAAAATAAAGAAAAACGCTTAGCAAACGCAGAAAAAGTTAAAGCTGCACCAAAACCAGAACAAAAAACTAAAAAAGTGAAGAAAGCACCTAAGAAAACTGAAACAGTTAAACCAACTACAAATAAGAACAAGAAAAATGTTAAAGCTAAAACTAAGAAAAAAGGATAATCTAAATGCGTAATTCAAGAAAAGTTTTAATGGGTGTGGTTGTAAGTGATAAAATGCAAAAAACCGCTACTGTAAAGGTTGAGTCAAAAAACAGACACCCTTTTTATCACAAGTTGGTAATTTCTCACAAGAAGTATCACGTTCACAACGAAGAAGGTGAAAATGCTGCTAAAGTTGGTGACAAAGTGTTGATTATGGAAACTCGCCCATTATCAGCAACTAAGCGTTGAAGAATTGCTAAGATTATAGAACGAGCTAAATAATTATTAAACAGGAGGATATTTGAACTCATGATTCAATTTATGACAAGACTTAACGTCGCTGATAATACCGGTGCACGTGAAGTTGGTGTAATTAAGGTATTAAACGGTTCTAAAAGAAGATATGCTTCTGTTGGTGATATTGTTGTTGTATCAGTAAAAGACGCAATCCCTTCAGGGACAGTAAAAAAAGGTCAAGTATTATTTGCTGTGATCGTAAGAACTAAAAAAGGTGCGCAAAGAAGAGATGGAACTCACCTAGCATTTGATGATAATGCTTGTGTAATTATTAAGAACCGTGAAGATTTTGCTCCAAGAGGAACACGGATCTTTGGACCAGTAGCGCGTGAGTTAAGAGATAAAGGATTTAACCGGATCGTTTCTTTAGCAAGCGAAGTGTTATAGGAGTAAAAGAATGCAACGTATTAAAAAAGGTGATAAGGTTGTTATCATAGCGGGTAAGCACAAACAAAAAACAGGGATCGTTTTACAAGTATTCGTTAAAGAACAACGCGCGATCGTTGAAGGAATAAATATGGTGAAACGCCATACCAA
The nucleotide sequence above comes from Mycoplasmoides gallisepticum. Encoded proteins:
- the rpmC gene encoding 50S ribosomal protein L29 — protein: MNKELRAKTNEELIQLVTQLKGRLLEYRFKLAQGELDKTHIIKETRQTLARVLTILTERDVKVNVNAMVSSFVKEQTKQKEIQESVKKIKQLRVAKLKQNKEKRLANAEKVKAAPKPEQKTKKVKKAPKKTETVKPTTNKNKKNVKAKTKKKG
- the rpsQ gene encoding 30S ribosomal protein S17; the encoded protein is MRNSRKVLMGVVVSDKMQKTATVKVESKNRHPFYHKLVISHKKYHVHNEEGENAAKVGDKVLIMETRPLSATKRWRIAKIIERAK
- the rplN gene encoding 50S ribosomal protein L14 → MIQFMTRLNVADNTGAREVGVIKVLNGSKRRYASVGDIVVVSVKDAIPSGTVKKGQVLFAVIVRTKKGAQRRDGTHLAFDDNACVIIKNREDFAPRGTRIFGPVARELRDKGFNRIVSLASEVL